The Mesotoga sp. UBA6090 genome has a window encoding:
- a CDS encoding IS1634 family transposase, with product MKSKPKGLYLAKIVSKYKDREYFTYLLRRSYREDGKVKQQTIANLTELPEVTRELVKESLQGRVFLPSEEAIEITRSRAHGNVAVISKVMEDLGISELLSSRRSRESDLIEAMIVARIINPQTKLSTIRWWDNTTIPEEFSVEDADEDELYAALDWLLQRQETIERKLAQRHLSEGGLVLYDVSSSYYEGSHCELASYGYNRDRKKGKKQIVYGLMTDSKGIPISIQVYPGCTSDTKTIGEQVEKVKEEFKVERFVVVEDRGMLTQGQIDGLKALGGVDWISAFRGPTIKSLYENGELQLSLFDERDLLEIDSPDYPGERLIVCRNPLLAEERRRTREDLLRASEEKLNKLMRRVASGRLREAGKIGQALGRIENRYKMAKHFIFTIEDGKFDYRRNEESIAFEASLDGFYIIRTSVEKEKLTAEEVVYSYKSLSRVERAFRTLKGVDLKIRPIHHWLEKRVRAHIFLCMLAYYVEWHLRESWKSMIFTDEYAHREHVLQATRSESALEKTRKKKLSDGTPVHSFQTLLSEMGTIVCNDARVPAVPEIPSFTIITTPNEVQRKALELVGLKQFSKRRQK from the coding sequence ATGAAGAGCAAACCTAAAGGCCTTTATTTAGCTAAGATTGTGAGTAAGTACAAGGACAGAGAATACTTCACTTATCTTCTGAGAAGAAGCTATCGCGAAGATGGTAAGGTGAAACAGCAAACAATAGCCAATCTTACTGAATTGCCAGAAGTTACTAGAGAGTTAGTCAAAGAGAGTCTCCAGGGGAGAGTCTTTCTTCCTTCCGAAGAGGCTATTGAGATTACTCGGTCGAGAGCTCATGGTAATGTTGCGGTTATAAGTAAGGTAATGGAGGATCTAGGTATTTCCGAATTGCTTTCTTCTCGAAGGAGTAGAGAAAGCGATCTAATAGAGGCGATGATAGTTGCAAGGATAATAAACCCTCAGACGAAGCTTTCCACAATACGCTGGTGGGATAATACCACTATTCCCGAAGAGTTCTCAGTGGAAGATGCGGACGAAGATGAGTTATATGCTGCTCTAGATTGGTTGCTCCAAAGGCAAGAGACGATAGAAAGGAAACTAGCGCAGAGACATTTAAGCGAAGGTGGTCTTGTTCTTTACGATGTCTCTTCGAGTTACTATGAAGGAAGTCATTGTGAGCTTGCGAGTTATGGTTATAACAGAGACAGGAAGAAGGGAAAGAAACAGATAGTCTATGGACTCATGACGGATTCTAAGGGTATACCCATTTCCATACAGGTATATCCGGGCTGTACGAGTGACACCAAAACGATAGGGGAACAGGTAGAGAAGGTAAAGGAAGAGTTCAAAGTAGAAAGGTTCGTCGTGGTCGAAGACAGAGGGATGTTAACGCAGGGACAGATAGACGGATTGAAGGCTCTCGGTGGAGTTGACTGGATTAGTGCCTTCAGAGGGCCTACGATTAAGAGTCTCTACGAGAATGGGGAGTTACAGCTTAGCTTATTTGACGAGAGAGACCTTCTTGAGATAGACTCACCCGATTATCCTGGAGAGAGGTTAATAGTCTGCAGGAATCCCCTTCTTGCAGAAGAGAGAAGGAGAACGAGAGAAGACTTACTCAGGGCGAGCGAAGAAAAGTTGAACAAACTCATGAGGAGGGTCGCTTCAGGAAGGTTGAGGGAAGCGGGGAAGATAGGGCAGGCACTGGGGAGGATAGAGAACAGGTACAAGATGGCCAAGCATTTCATCTTCACGATAGAGGATGGGAAGTTCGACTACAGGAGAAATGAAGAGAGTATAGCCTTTGAAGCTTCCCTTGACGGGTTCTATATAATCCGAACCAGTGTAGAGAAAGAGAAGTTGACTGCAGAAGAAGTGGTGTACAGTTACAAGAGTCTATCCAGAGTTGAGAGGGCATTCAGGACACTCAAGGGAGTGGATCTGAAGATACGGCCAATACACCACTGGCTTGAGAAGAGAGTGAGGGCTCACATATTTCTCTGCATGCTAGCGTATTATGTTGAATGGCATTTGAGGGAGTCATGGAAGAGCATGATCTTCACTGACGAATATGCCCATAGAGAACATGTACTACAGGCTACTAGATCCGAGAGCGCACTTGAGAAGACGAGGAAGAAGAAGCTGAGTGACGGGACACCGGTACACAGCTTTCAGACTCTTCTATCTGAAATGGGTACGATTGTCTGTAACGATGCCAGGGTACCTGCAGTACCGGAGATACCTTCATTCACTATAATAACAACTCCCAACGAGGTACAGAGGAAAGCTCTTGAACTTGTCGGATTGAAACAATTCAGCAAACGTAGACAGAAATAA